In Zingiber officinale cultivar Zhangliang chromosome 9B, Zo_v1.1, whole genome shotgun sequence, the genomic window cctctaccccctcttttataatccttggtcttggcaaataaggaaaatttaataaaaacttccttaattcttttgccattgaaaaggaaaatttatttaattaaaacaattttctcttttcaaattataatggtcggccataacaaataaaatctccaagcaaataaaattttaaacaccaattaaaacttccttatttgcttccggaaatttataaaaatttctccaataattttatcccttcatgattggtttataaaaaggaaatttaataaattaaaatctttcttttaaacatgtggataaaaagaaagttagctctataaattaaaatctcttttaatctacaaataaggaaagatatcaaatcttttcttaatcttttgtagaaacttataaaagagaatatttaattttaaactctcttttaaatcatgaacatggttaaaaaggaaagttttcttaaaatttaaaatcctcctttaatcaacaaataatgaaagatttcaaattttaaactctcttttaaacatgtagatgatttacaaataaggaaagtttttaccaaaaattaaaaccatccttttaaactacaaataaggaaagagattaatctcttctcttaatcttttgtagaaagctataaaaggaaatttttaatttttaaactctcttttaaaatcatgatatccacataagaaataattttaataaaaatcctctttaatattctagtggtcggccacctaagcttgggacccaagctttggccggccacctacatggctcatccacttggtcttggcaggccctagcttgggttccaagctagcttggccggccccattggatgggtaagaaggtgggtataaatctctatatactagaggctacgatagggaccgagaggaggaattggttttggtctcccgataaaattaagcatcccgtgctcgccccgaacacacaacttaattttatcaataataattcattccactagagaactattattgaactaccgcaccaatcccaattacattttgggctccttcttatcatgagtgtgttagtctccctgtgtttaagataacaaatgtccactaattaagtaagttactgacaactcacttaattaatatctagctccaagagtagtaccactcaacttcatcatcatgtcggactaagtccacctacagggtttaacatgacaatccttatgagctcctcttggggacattctcagcctagattactaggacacagtttccttctataatcaacaacacacactataagtgatatcatttcccaacttatcgggcttattgattcatcgaactaaatctcacccattgataaattaaagaaataaatatcaaatatatgtgcttgttattatattaggattaagagcacacacttccataataactgaggtctttgttcctttataaagtcagtataaaagaaacaacctctaatggtcctactcaatacactcttagtgtactagtgtaattatatagttaagataaactaacacctaattacactacgaccttccaatggtttgttcctttccatcatagtcgtgagctactgtttataatttataaggtactgataacatgatcttctgtgtgtgacaccacacaccatgttatctacaatataaattaattgaacaactacatttatcacaaatgtagacatttgaccaatgtgattcttatttctagataaatattttataccaaaagctaggcttttagtatacattctaacattttatttatgctaaaacctgccatgattgtttgccttttatatatcatgacatcatatttatttgctttggcattcatgctttattatgaaaaatactaaaaatactatgtcatgtcatacatacatcaggtagtcataagaaattttcttttgaaaattattcatctttaatgtatgccataacacatcatacattattttaattccttgcaattaaggaccaaATGACATTTGTTAACAAGTAAcacccttggtggatgttcacaacctcaaaaatgcctaggtagatatacatgatccctaaactagggtaaaaccaaaattttacatctcacacaaactataaggtgacttgtgtgTGTTTTCGTACACATTAGATGCaaatgagatgttaggatgatgaacaaaactcaagatattgatttaatgcattcttttgagtttttaggttcatcaaacacatagttatgtgttttccaatcattgggaaagctaatgtacaagtcatgtgcattgagcccaaggaacatggttggatattggttttgaaaatcattttaaaatacttttggaaaaccttggtgaatgctatcttttgatagtaatcatcattgaatagttgagcacataCTTGAAGAAAACCCTAAAtggtttacaagttttcaagtttgtgtcaatctttgaaaatatgaagtattttcttagaaaactatttttccatgatactatatgccctaaataatgtctacaacgatttttatgatttttgaaattttgtagatttttctaggggtttctgaaattgactgaaatggaatttcagctttttcagagcttcaatcgatcacccgatcgattgaagggtctcaatcgatccggcgatcgattgagagcaagcttctcgcaaACAGAATCTTCCTggatcaatccaccgatcgatctagccctcctgaatcgatcagtggatcgattcaagcaggttcaatcgattgggacccaactccaatcgattgggaatgctgattttggctggtaaagcctgatttcagcattttggaccatctttagtctaggtaaccattcctaacctctcaaaatatatttatacacatttaaggggagttttcatgatgagaccaaggatggattggttaaggaagactaagtcgaagtttaggttgaggtttggtttcattattgaatttatgaacctcaaaacttctaattttaggtttcctaaaggtttagggattccaagtcattgttggtgcaatgacagaagtttcgtgcttgtctttagggggagttattctTTAAGGACATTAAAAAtacttttcatacaccttggaaggtggttaaccttcttcgcggaaatgctcaaggttgagcatttgaaaataatggagagtggatatcttcgttATTCAAGGGGTatctgctcaaggatgagcatttaataatagtgaagggtatgagaccttcgttatcAGGTTGTGAgaaacaagtgaagttgtgaacaacgttaggtaactcttcagggggagagtttgcttattttgatgtgtgccaatagggggagaatgaaagggtttaagttagaccttcattatctaagagggagtttgccatcttagggggagaacgtagggtttaacttacacATTCAttgcctagtggcatgaagggagttgaggctatgggattagcctaacttaaatgtagtattgtcaaacatcaaaaaggggaagattgttggtgcaatattcctcaggtcaaggttgaccaagttgactgagcttggactaagtcaagctcgagtcttgatgtttgggtttcgatgtttgacaatacatgtaaacaacacatggagattgcaagggcaattgttcatgtggggagattgtgaagaagagtcaagtaggtcaaggttgactggatacttgaatgaaaaatcctggtgagtgaagccaggtgaaagacctagtgagtgaagctaggtagtatggGAAATCCTGTTGTGTGatgccaggtgaaagacctagtgagtgaagctaggcagaaggaaattcctagtaagtgaaactaggtgaaagtcctggtgaatgaagtcaggcaaatgagaagtcctagtgagtgaagctaggcagaagaaaaatcctagtaagtgaaactaggtgaaagtcctggtgagtgaagccaggcacaggaaatccagatggatcaagtttgatcagacatctggtgttaggaagtcgaagtaggtcaaagggattgaccggatacttagcacgaagaaaagtccaagtgagtcaaagggattgaccgcaCACTTGGTGAgcaagttctagcaggtcaagggtgaccggatgctaggcatgatgtaccaacaagtcataggtgaccggatgttggtttagggggctttgggcttgattttgggcaaaatcaaggagctggatcgatcagccgatcgattggctcatgccaaatcgatcggccgatcgattgggtgagtccccgtgacaagcttcctcccaatcgatcggtggatcgattgggagaggctcgAAATCGCACAGaatagcgctggatcgatcagccaatcgatccagagctcccaatcgatcgggcgatcgattgggaggtgtgattctgcgcaataagccctggatcgatctgtgAATTCATCCAGAcgtttcctgagagcacagaggcgctctggaacGATCGActaattgatccaaagcctccccgatcgattgggagcaatccaatcgatcgggatccgaccgttggcgcaggatatagctgttggagAGCGCTTCTCTCGGCAGAACTCACGGCTTCCATCTCTGATCCTCACAGCATCTCCACAGCATCTCTCTCAGGTtcagatcgctagttcttgaaggttcttggaggcttgtgctggtgcacgtccaagtcaagaggccaGGAAGAAGTTAGGTTAGGGTTtcgtgtgcaaacttgtaagcttttgcttgtatcttgttttccctttccttcttcttgtactgagagcttgtaaggcttctccgccttcggtagttaccgtaaaggagggtttttattagtggagggtgtgtgagtgtgtggatccttggattagtcacctcttcttgaggtggataccaagtaaatccttcgtgttagcgttgtatgttttgttttttatattttccgctgcatatcattgaagaaacaatcaacgagGAGCACGAGgagcgcgccgagctattcacccccccccccctcccctctagctacatatttggtcacGACACCAGCAAGTGTTGGCGGTCGAAAACGCCACCGCGCTTGGCGACGTGTACATCGACaatgaaaaaaaggaaaaaccCGATGGAAGAAGGTTACCTGAAGAAAATGTCGTCGGAGAGGAATGTCGCCACTGGAGAGAAGATATGCGCACGCAAGAGAAAGGAAGGGCATGGGCACCCTAATAATTTCGGGTTTTCCGACTGAATTAAAAttctgtcggtaattaccgaccgaattagaattccgtcggtaattaccgacagaatctaggattccgtcggtaattacctcTGAAATATAAAATTCCGTTGGTAATTACCGACATAATTCTAATTCCATCAAAAAAACCGAAATTTTTTTGCATTTCCCAATGAAAATTAATTTCCGCCGATAATGTTGAATAAATACCGATGGAAAAATATTCCGTTGATATATTTTATTGGTAAATCAAGAAAATTTTTAGTGTCAAAAATTTGTTTTTACAGTAATCTACTCTCCATTGGTAATGACAAATCAAGCATTCCATAAATTGTTGCAGGAATCAAGATGAAACATTAACTAAAATGCAATTTGACAAAGTATAAAGTTCTATAAAAATTAGAACAACACCGATCACTTCATGGCCTTATTCTCGATTAGACCAAGTATCAAGCATGCTTTGCTCCTGACAAGGCACTGCAAGAACTAAAGTTGTGTTAAAAATAATTAGATATTGTTGCTTAGCTTGcttttgtaggcatccatggcACAGCTTTGTAAAAAGATCCAAGTCTTGTGCGAGTAACGCATATATGTTGGCCAgcatcaattaaaaaaaaaacaatgagaGAATACGTAAAGTTGTACTCTTCCTTTGGATCTTTACTTGAATTCATAGCACGTACATatacaaagaagaagaggaactcaaAAATAGCTGGAGAGTCAGCACTGTGCATCCACCCAAAGCTGCGAGCAAGATGTCTATGTTGACGGCAGTGCAATTGAGGCACATACTGATGAAGATCTTGCCTGCGCCCGAGATGGTGGCACAAGGGAAGGCATTCCGCATCTCAAATCACTTGGAGATGGTTCGGGACAGCCTTTGGGCTATCAATTCCTTCCTCATGGATAGCACTTGTTGGGTGGGAGAGTTTGAGCCGCCCGATGTGACAGATTGGATGAAGGATGTGGGTGTGGCCGTTGAGGATGTGGACAACCTACTGAAGAGGATCCTAGACTACTGGGAGCCGAACGAAGAAAATGAAGCAGAAAAGAAGATGAAGACGAACAACTTCTTGCATCCCTTGGTCAACAACAACATCCGATCGACAAGCAACCGTCGGTCCATCCTACTAGAGCTCAAACAGACCGCCTGCTTGTTGAATTACCTAGTCAAGGGAGGGATTGCTTTGGGCCTCAGGATGGAGATGATGGATTCCATGGATCCAAACCATGATGACTACGCTGCTATTCTAAATGAGGAGGTAATAGGAAGAGATGAAGACGAAGACCAAATCATTGATCTCCTTCAACAGCAACAATGTGACAAAGATGGAAATGTACCCTTTATCGTTGCCATAAGAGGTAGTGATAGATGTGGGAAGACAACCCTAGCTCGCAAAATCTACCATCACACTTGGGTGCGCCAACATTTCCAACATCGAATATGGTTGGATGCTTCATCTTTTGAAGATTTCAACAGCAGCATGATCGCCAAAGAAATTGCTAGATTGTTGACCCGGAAGCCATGTATGAATGTCGATTGTTGGCCACTTATCAATGAACATCTTTATGGAGAAAGATACTTGCTCGTCTTGGATGACGTTTATGTAAGTGATGATTTGGAATACAAATGGGAGGAACTCAAGATGAATCTCCTTCATTGTGGTGCACCTGGGAGCAAAGTCATCGTCACTGAGTATCCTTATCTCGTATATGAAAGAGGCTTCAACGTAAAGGAATATGAATTAAACCAGCTGCCTGAGGATGCATGGATAAGATTATTGTTAAGGTATGCAACATTTGTCCATCCAATAGAAGATAATAACAGCATTCACAAAGAGAAGTATCCTCCAATCGAATGGAGACAACATTcttttttaagaaattgtctagGAGCAAAGTATATCGGCCTCATGTTTAGGTGGAGAGACACTAATCAATGGCAAGAACTAGCTGATCAGTTTGATGCTTCACCATACAATTCTATTGTGTGGATGCACTCAAAATATTGGTCAATTGAGGTGACACAAACATTTCTTTATGAGTTATTGTTTGAAGGATCTTCAGATGAAAGTTACCGTGAAGAAGATGTGCTCCATATGTTGGTTGCTGAAGGCACTCTAACAAATACAAGGCGTAAGAGGAGTCTTGAATACATGACACCATATACAAGGCCTCCGGCGGATCTTGAATACAAGTCAGatttcaatttagatttatgcTTTTTCAGAATGAAGGTTGGTGAAGTATCAAGTATACCACCGCAATGCCGCCATCTGAGTTTGCTTATggattctaaaaatattttaagatctAAGACAGCTATTGAAAAGGCTGGGGTAGCCAACAAGCTGAGAAGTTTGGCTTTGCATAGGGAGGAGAACAAAGAGCCTATTTGTCAAATAGAGACAAAGATACTCGAAGGTATGTTTTTAAATCTCACTTGTTTAGGTATGTTACATATGAGAGCCATCATGATTGAAGACCTCCCTAGTTCAATTGTCACGTTGCATTTCTTGAGATACCTCAACCTTGCGGAGAACAACATAGAAACACTACCGGAATCCCTCTGCAACCTCAGCAATTTGTGTGTTCTAATTTTATCGCTTTGCAAAAGGCTTAAGGAGCTCCCAAGGCGAATCCACAAGCTTAGAAAATTGCAAATTTTGAAACTGTCATGTTGCCTTGGGATTCAGAAGTTGCCGGAGTCAATCACTCGCCtcgtgaatttgaaaattttagatgTTGGAGGTTGTTGTTGGCTTTCGAAATTGTCTGATGATTTGAGCAACATGAAGAACTTGGTGCAGCTTAAGATGAATGGATGTGCATCATTGACTAGAATGCCGGGTGAAATCAAGCAATTGACAAACTTGGAAGTGTTGTGGGGATATGATGCTGTAGATGGTCTTGGAAATGTCATGCTGCCAGAGTTGCAAGCTCTTACAAATCTTGAATCTTTGCATATACAACACCTTGAAAGATTAATATCAGTAGAAGCAGAAGAAAAGGATATTACTCCACCCACTAGTTTACTAAAGAGTCAACTTCTAAATGAGTTGATACTGCATTGGGAATGGTGGAATGACATGACTACTAAAGGAACTTCCAAGTCCACAGAGCAACTGATCGAAGGCTTAAAACGTAACCTACGAGAGTTGAAGGTCTTCCGGATCATTTCATACATGAGCAACAA contains:
- the LOC122022841 gene encoding putative disease resistance protein RGA1, giving the protein MSMLTAVQLRHILMKILPAPEMVAQGKAFRISNHLEMVRDSLWAINSFLMDSTCWVGEFEPPDVTDWMKDVGVAVEDVDNLLKRILDYWEPNEENEAEKKMKTNNFLHPLVNNNIRSTSNRRSILLELKQTACLLNYLVKGGIALGLRMEMMDSMDPNHDDYAAILNEEVIGRDEDEDQIIDLLQQQQCDKDGNVPFIVAIRGSDRCGKTTLARKIYHHTWVRQHFQHRIWLDASSFEDFNSSMIAKEIARLLTRKPCMNVDCWPLINEHLYGERYLLVLDDVYVSDDLEYKWEELKMNLLHCGAPGSKVIVTEYPYLVYERGFNVKEYELNQLPEDAWIRLLLRYATFVHPIEDNNSIHKEKYPPIEWRQHSFLRNCLGAKYIGLMFRWRDTNQWQELADQFDASPYNSIVWMHSKYWSIEVTQTFLYELLFEGSSDESYREEDVLHMLVAEGTLTNTRRKRSLEYMTPYTRPPADLEYKSDFNLDLCFFRMKVGEVSSIPPQCRHLSLLMDSKNILRSKTAIEKAGVANKLRSLALHREENKEPICQIETKILEEVAGVNHSPREFENFRCWRLLLAFEIV